Proteins encoded in a region of the Haloarcula sp. CBA1129 genome:
- a CDS encoding AI-2E family transporter, which translates to MDEKRFVVALFGLVVAVVVGVLAYQFIAALTVSVFLYYSTRRYYSSLRRLRLPARVRAVVVMASLAIPLLLLVSYASVLLIVEARQFVTQYALVDVAATHVSWLDGAESVPDLTAEGLYSAYQSGQLSPFVDFLSENAMVLTSVASQFLLNLFITTIVTYYLLVDGRRIREWLLRFDDGAIIREYLEAVDEELEAVLFGNLLNVLAISLIAIAAFTGYNAVAPAAVEVPYPTLAGALTGIASLIPVVGMKIIYLPLTGIAALPVVLDGQSSLLVYVLGFLLVAVVVVDTIPDLLLRPLLSGENTHVGLLMLAYTLGPVVLGFYGLFFAPILLVVGLTFANTALPRLLGASEPDSLSPDQMRLNDFR; encoded by the coding sequence ATGGACGAGAAGCGCTTCGTCGTTGCCCTCTTCGGTCTCGTTGTCGCGGTGGTGGTCGGCGTACTCGCGTATCAGTTTATCGCGGCGTTGACTGTCTCCGTGTTCCTCTATTATTCGACGCGGCGGTACTACAGTTCCTTGCGCAGGCTCCGCCTTCCGGCGCGAGTGCGTGCGGTCGTGGTGATGGCTTCGCTGGCGATCCCGCTCCTGTTGCTCGTCAGCTATGCGAGCGTCTTGCTTATCGTCGAAGCCCGGCAGTTCGTCACCCAGTACGCGCTCGTCGACGTGGCCGCGACCCACGTCAGTTGGCTCGACGGCGCGGAGTCGGTCCCCGACCTCACTGCCGAGGGGCTGTACAGCGCCTACCAGTCGGGACAGCTCTCGCCGTTCGTCGATTTTCTCAGCGAGAACGCCATGGTGCTTACCTCGGTCGCTTCCCAGTTCCTTCTCAATCTGTTCATCACGACCATCGTCACGTACTATCTTCTGGTGGACGGGCGGCGTATCCGGGAGTGGCTGCTTCGGTTCGATGACGGAGCCATCATCCGGGAGTACCTCGAAGCTGTCGACGAGGAACTGGAGGCGGTACTGTTCGGTAATCTCCTGAACGTGTTGGCGATCTCGCTCATCGCCATCGCTGCGTTCACCGGTTACAACGCGGTCGCCCCGGCGGCTGTCGAGGTCCCGTATCCGACGCTTGCCGGCGCGTTGACCGGTATCGCCAGTCTGATTCCCGTCGTCGGGATGAAGATTATCTATCTCCCGCTGACCGGCATCGCCGCGCTACCGGTGGTGCTCGACGGACAGTCCTCGCTGCTCGTGTACGTGCTCGGGTTCCTCCTCGTCGCGGTGGTCGTCGTCGACACGATTCCCGACCTCCTGCTCCGGCCGCTGCTCAGCGGTGAGAACACACACGTCGGCCTCCTCATGCTCGCGTACACGCTCGGCCCCGTCGTGCTCGGGTTCTACGGGCTCTTTTTCGCCCCAATACTGCTCGTCGTCGGACTGACGTTCGCGAACACGGCGCTGCCACGGTTGCTCGGTGCCAGCGAACCGGACAGCCTGTCACCGGACCAGATGCGGCTCAACGACTTCCGGTAG
- a CDS encoding mechanosensitive ion channel family protein: MQVTDPFSGDLASTYAQLAEDGAEFLVVGAVLYFLGRLLVVPAIRWGLERSRVDKTLESALGSASHLLVVILAVVVAASVAGFQGTLAGSTLVAAGVTVAVGLAAQDVLGNFVSGVFIVTDPDLNVGDTIEWNGKRGVVVDIDLRVTRVRTPDNERVIVPNTDLATSAVTNRTSTGPIGISYDFGVGYDADLDEVEAIIRNVARDIDHVAEKPEPVVGVDRLADAAVVVTGRIWIPNNRRNRLPSVHSAFVRGVHEACRAEGIDLSNTTQHELSGDIGVHDGPRAADERAE; encoded by the coding sequence ATGCAGGTCACGGACCCGTTTTCAGGGGACCTCGCCTCGACGTACGCGCAACTCGCGGAGGACGGCGCGGAGTTTCTCGTCGTCGGGGCGGTCCTCTATTTTCTGGGCCGGTTGCTCGTCGTCCCGGCTATCCGCTGGGGACTGGAGCGCTCTAGAGTCGATAAGACGCTTGAGAGCGCGCTCGGAAGCGCCAGTCACCTTCTCGTCGTCATCCTCGCGGTGGTCGTCGCAGCGAGCGTCGCCGGGTTCCAAGGGACACTCGCCGGATCGACGCTTGTTGCGGCCGGCGTGACGGTCGCCGTCGGACTGGCCGCACAGGACGTGCTCGGCAACTTCGTCTCCGGCGTGTTCATCGTCACCGACCCGGACCTGAACGTCGGCGACACGATAGAGTGGAACGGCAAGCGCGGCGTCGTCGTCGACATCGATCTCCGGGTCACACGCGTCCGGACGCCCGACAATGAGCGAGTAATCGTGCCGAACACCGATCTGGCGACGAGCGCGGTGACCAACCGGACCTCGACGGGGCCAATCGGCATCTCGTATGACTTCGGCGTCGGCTACGACGCCGACCTCGACGAAGTGGAGGCCATCATCAGGAACGTCGCCCGCGACATCGACCACGTCGCCGAGAAGCCGGAACCGGTGGTCGGGGTCGACAGACTCGCCGACGCCGCCGTGGTAGTGACCGGGCGGATATGGATTCCGAACAACCGCCGGAACAGACTCCCCAGCGTCCACTCGGCGTTCGTCCGTGGCGTCCACGAGGCCTGTCGCGCCGAGGGCATCGACCTCAGCAACACGACCCAGCACGAACTCTCGGGCGACATCGGCGTCCACGACGGGCCTAGAGCGGCCGACGAGCGAGCCGAGTGA
- a CDS encoding Lrp/AsnC family transcriptional regulator — MDDLDREILSILRRDARTPYTEIADRVGTSEGTVRNRVDRLVEDGVIERFTVATRTGNVKAMIEVRVDVNVDTAAVSDRIADWQEVDFVWQVSGEEDIVVVVDAADTDAVNGLITQARELEEVVGTKTRLILNERVG; from the coding sequence ATGGACGACCTCGACAGAGAGATACTCTCGATACTCCGACGGGATGCCCGAACCCCGTATACGGAAATCGCAGACCGAGTCGGCACGTCTGAAGGGACCGTACGGAATCGCGTCGATAGACTGGTCGAGGACGGCGTAATCGAACGTTTCACTGTCGCGACTCGGACCGGCAACGTGAAAGCGATGATAGAGGTTCGGGTCGACGTGAACGTCGACACGGCCGCGGTTTCGGATCGCATCGCTGATTGGCAGGAGGTCGATTTCGTGTGGCAAGTCTCCGGCGAGGAGGACATCGTCGTCGTCGTCGACGCCGCCGACACCGACGCGGTCAACGGCCTCATCACGCAAGCGCGTGAGTTGGAGGAGGTCGTGGGCACGAAGACGAGATTGATTCTGAACGAACGGGTTGGGTGA
- the carA gene encoding glutamine-hydrolyzing carbamoyl-phosphate synthase small subunit yields MADAYVAIEGDRVIEARARAPGTARGELVFTTAYTGYEESLTDPSYEEQVLTFSYPLIGNYGVREERFESDRVHPRAAVAREMTDDVAEWLESEGVPAVDHLDTRDIVTEIRDEGAMKCGIAAGPDVTEQDALDELHECKHMSDHTDIGAQVSVDDVEVHNEGGDGATVALVDCGAKGSITESLVERDAEVHIFPYDASEDDVAAVDPDLLFISNGPGDPENFEQAGELVETYVGDVPLAGICLGQQVVANALGGETEKMEFGHRGVNQPVRDLRSNQVVMTTQNHGYTVANPGDKLDVTQVNVNDDTPEGLENDDLDIITRQYHPEANPGPHDSLGFFDDVLGMAGE; encoded by the coding sequence ATGGCTGACGCTTACGTGGCAATCGAAGGCGACCGCGTCATCGAGGCGCGCGCTCGCGCTCCGGGGACGGCCCGCGGCGAACTGGTCTTTACAACAGCGTACACCGGTTACGAGGAGAGTCTCACCGACCCCTCCTACGAAGAGCAGGTCCTGACGTTCTCCTATCCGCTCATCGGGAACTACGGCGTCCGAGAGGAACGCTTCGAGTCGGACCGCGTCCACCCGCGCGCGGCAGTGGCCCGCGAGATGACCGACGACGTGGCCGAGTGGCTCGAATCCGAGGGCGTCCCAGCCGTCGACCACCTCGACACGCGCGACATCGTCACCGAAATCCGTGACGAGGGGGCGATGAAATGCGGTATCGCTGCCGGCCCGGACGTGACCGAGCAGGACGCGCTCGACGAACTCCACGAGTGCAAGCACATGTCCGACCACACCGACATCGGCGCGCAGGTCTCCGTCGACGACGTAGAAGTCCACAACGAGGGCGGCGACGGTGCGACGGTCGCGCTGGTCGACTGCGGTGCGAAGGGGTCCATCACCGAGTCGCTGGTCGAACGTGACGCCGAAGTTCACATCTTCCCCTACGACGCCAGTGAGGACGACGTGGCGGCTGTCGACCCGGACCTGCTGTTCATCTCAAACGGCCCCGGTGACCCTGAGAACTTCGAGCAGGCCGGCGAACTCGTCGAGACCTACGTCGGCGACGTGCCGCTCGCGGGCATCTGTCTCGGTCAGCAGGTCGTCGCTAACGCACTCGGCGGCGAAACCGAAAAAATGGAGTTCGGCCACCGCGGCGTGAACCAGCCGGTCCGTGACCTGCGCTCCAACCAAGTCGTGATGACGACCCAGAACCACGGCTACACCGTCGCCAACCCCGGCGACAAACTCGACGTGACCCAAGTCAACGTCAACGATGACACACCGGAGGGGCTGGAAAACGACGATCTGGACATCATCACGCGCCAGTACCACCCCGAGGCCAACCCCGGCCCGCACGATTCGCTCGGCTTCTTCGATGATGTGCTGGGGATGGCGGGGGAGTAG
- a CDS encoding PAS domain S-box protein → MADVVRVLHVEDDPEFASMTAAFLSRIDDRFDVVSATSANEGLTRLSEDPIDCVVSDFDMPEQDGIEFLESVRAVDEDLPFILFTGKGSEEVASEAISAGVTDYLQKQQGTDQYTILANRITNAVEQYRSQRALDASRERLSLFIDKSPLGVIEWDESFEVVQVNEKGEEILRRGEAELVGKGFETLVPDSALDTVEKTITALQEASGGYNTVLDIETGDGEEIVCEWHNRIIRENGETVAIFSQFQEITERQRRQQRIEALHDTTRELMHAESREDVAELVVETARDLLGLPLSAVFLVDESDGRLRPAAVTDQAQAVIDDQPTFSEGDGLVWDVFESGEQRVLDDVSTHPNRYNPDTDISSEILLPLGDHGVLITASTDAAAFEDASVSLMRTLAANTEEALSRLDRQQELRTLTERHELALEGAELGVWDWNVQTDEVAFDERWAEMLGYSLDELEPSVDTWDELIHPEDRERTYEALNAHLDGETEIYECDHRLETATGDYRWIRDIGKVFERDENGDPLRAVGIHQDVTTHKERKQALEDTSRKLQVILDTAPTYILMKDTESRFLFINSAARDLYGIDADESVVGMTDYDLLPEHIADQTHADDQRALETGETVELETVIPVDGTDRIQLTRKTPILDENGEPYALCVVATDITEQKRRERELARLTDEYEAVFENTNDAIALVAVEGPSDDPTFRYVRTNEAYERQTGLDTESLAGQTPTEAAGQDIGRRIANHYEQCVTAGDTVTFEERDLHPTGVWETQITPIFADGEITRLVAISRDISDRIEYREELERQNDRLEEFASIVSHDLRNPLSVLEGSLTLARDTGDDEQLDRCYRAIDRMKELIEDLLTLAREGDTVSETEPLDLESTALSCWHAVDTSDATFDITTESTIYADESRVRQLLENLINNAVTHGGSAVTVEVGDLGDSGFYVADDGGGIPPEKHETVFESGYTTTDGGTGFGLAIVKEIATAHDWSVSVTESEAGGARFEFRGVRQAS, encoded by the coding sequence ATGGCCGATGTTGTTCGTGTGTTACACGTTGAGGACGACCCCGAGTTTGCGTCGATGACGGCGGCGTTTCTCAGCCGCATTGACGACCGATTCGACGTGGTCTCGGCAACGTCGGCAAACGAGGGACTCACCCGGCTCAGCGAGGACCCAATCGACTGCGTCGTCTCCGATTTCGATATGCCCGAGCAGGATGGCATCGAGTTTCTGGAATCTGTCCGGGCCGTCGATGAAGACCTCCCGTTCATCCTCTTTACCGGCAAAGGCTCCGAGGAAGTGGCCAGCGAGGCGATTTCGGCCGGTGTGACTGACTACCTCCAGAAACAGCAAGGCACTGACCAGTACACGATTCTGGCCAACCGCATCACGAACGCGGTCGAGCAGTACCGGTCACAGCGAGCGCTGGACGCGAGCCGAGAGCGCCTTTCGCTGTTTATCGACAAGTCACCGCTCGGCGTTATCGAGTGGGACGAGAGCTTTGAGGTGGTTCAGGTCAACGAGAAAGGCGAGGAGATTCTGCGGCGTGGGGAAGCGGAGCTCGTCGGTAAGGGGTTCGAGACACTCGTCCCAGATTCGGCGCTGGATACGGTCGAAAAGACCATCACGGCGCTTCAGGAAGCTAGCGGCGGCTACAATACAGTACTCGATATCGAGACCGGCGACGGCGAGGAGATCGTCTGTGAGTGGCACAACCGCATCATCCGTGAGAACGGAGAGACTGTCGCGATCTTCTCGCAGTTTCAGGAGATTACGGAGCGCCAGCGGCGACAGCAGCGAATCGAGGCGTTACACGACACAACGCGGGAGCTGATGCACGCCGAATCACGCGAGGACGTCGCTGAACTGGTCGTCGAAACCGCACGCGACCTGCTCGGATTACCACTCAGTGCTGTCTTTCTCGTCGACGAGTCGGATGGTCGCCTCCGACCGGCCGCAGTGACTGACCAAGCACAAGCGGTCATCGACGACCAGCCGACGTTTAGCGAGGGCGACGGCCTCGTCTGGGACGTGTTCGAATCCGGCGAACAGCGCGTCTTGGACGACGTATCCACGCACCCTAACCGCTACAATCCTGACACCGACATCAGCAGCGAAATCCTGCTCCCACTTGGCGACCACGGCGTGCTGATCACCGCATCGACCGACGCCGCCGCCTTCGAGGACGCGTCGGTCTCGCTGATGCGAACCCTCGCTGCCAACACCGAAGAGGCCCTTTCCCGACTCGACCGGCAGCAGGAACTCAGAACGCTCACTGAGCGCCACGAACTCGCGCTTGAGGGTGCCGAACTCGGCGTCTGGGACTGGAATGTCCAGACAGACGAAGTCGCCTTTGACGAGCGCTGGGCCGAGATGCTCGGCTACTCGCTCGACGAACTGGAGCCGTCGGTCGACACGTGGGATGAGCTGATTCATCCCGAAGACCGCGAACGCACCTACGAAGCGCTCAACGCCCACCTCGACGGTGAGACGGAGATATACGAATGCGATCACCGACTCGAGACGGCCACTGGTGACTACCGCTGGATTCGCGACATCGGCAAGGTGTTCGAACGCGACGAGAACGGCGATCCGCTCCGCGCGGTGGGGATCCATCAGGACGTGACCACCCACAAAGAACGGAAACAGGCGCTCGAAGACACGAGCCGCAAACTCCAGGTAATTCTCGACACAGCGCCGACGTACATCCTGATGAAAGACACCGAGAGCCGCTTTCTCTTCATCAACAGTGCGGCCCGTGACCTCTATGGGATCGACGCTGACGAGTCCGTCGTCGGGATGACCGATTACGACCTGCTCCCGGAGCACATCGCGGACCAGACCCACGCCGACGACCAGCGTGCGCTTGAAACCGGAGAGACGGTCGAACTTGAGACGGTGATCCCCGTCGACGGGACAGACCGGATTCAACTGACGCGGAAGACACCGATTCTCGATGAGAACGGCGAGCCGTACGCACTCTGTGTCGTTGCGACCGATATCACCGAGCAGAAGCGGCGCGAGCGGGAGCTGGCCCGACTCACCGACGAGTACGAGGCGGTGTTCGAGAACACGAACGATGCCATTGCACTCGTTGCTGTTGAAGGCCCGTCGGACGACCCGACGTTCCGATACGTTCGGACGAACGAGGCCTACGAACGGCAGACTGGACTCGACACCGAGTCACTGGCCGGACAGACCCCAACCGAGGCTGCCGGTCAGGACATCGGTCGTCGAATCGCTAACCACTACGAGCAGTGCGTTACCGCCGGCGACACCGTCACGTTCGAAGAACGCGACCTCCACCCTACCGGCGTCTGGGAGACCCAGATCACACCGATTTTCGCCGACGGGGAGATAACCCGGCTTGTTGCCATCTCCCGGGATATCTCCGACCGCATCGAGTATCGAGAGGAGTTGGAGCGACAGAACGACCGACTCGAAGAGTTCGCAAGCATTGTCTCCCACGACCTCCGGAACCCGCTCAGTGTCCTCGAAGGGTCACTCACCCTTGCCAGAGACACCGGCGACGACGAGCAGCTCGACCGCTGCTACCGTGCAATCGACCGCATGAAGGAACTCATCGAAGACCTTCTGACCCTCGCTCGTGAGGGGGACACGGTATCCGAAACGGAACCGCTCGATCTCGAATCGACTGCGCTGTCCTGCTGGCACGCCGTTGACACGTCTGATGCCACTTTCGACATCACTACTGAGAGCACGATTTACGCCGATGAGAGCCGCGTTCGCCAACTCCTCGAAAACCTCATTAACAACGCCGTGACACACGGCGGTTCGGCTGTCACCGTTGAAGTCGGTGATCTCGGCGATTCGGGATTTTACGTCGCCGATGATGGCGGCGGTATCCCACCGGAGAAACACGAGACAGTGTTCGAAAGCGGGTACACCACAACCGACGGCGGCACCGGCTTCGGCCTCGCTATCGTCAAGGAGATCGCGACGGCACACGACTGGTCGGTGTCCGTGACTGAGAGCGAGGCCGGTGGCGCACGGTTCGAGTTCAGGGGCGTCAGACAGGCGTCCTGA
- the carB gene encoding carbamoyl-phosphate synthase large subunit, whose product MTADEDRTILLIGSGPIKIGQAAEFDYSGAQACRALQEEGARVVLVNSNPATIMTDPEMADKVYLEPINTEAISEIIRKEEPDGVIAGLGGQTGLNVTAELAEEGVLDEYDVDVMGTPLDTIYATEDRDLFKQRMEDIGEPVPRSTTITLDEGESVTDLDEESLVDRVEAAVDEVGGLPVIARTTYTLGGSGSGVVDEMDELIERVRKGLRLSRNNEVLITESISGWVELEYEVMRDADDSCIIICNMENIDPMGIHTGESTVVTPSQVIPDEGHQEMRDSALKVIRDLGIQGGCNIQFAWHDDGTPGGEYRVVEVNPRVSRSSALASKATGYPIARVTAKVALGKRLHEIDNEITGETTAAFEPAIDYVVTKVPRWPIDKFRDTEFELSTAMKSTGEAMSIGRTFPESLLKALRSSEYNPAADFNEIDDVELETEYLEKPTPDRPYAMFEAFCRGYTVEEVVDITDIKEWYVERFKEVADAADAAREGDYETAAQAGFTDQEITALAGGEFNDTHVSWLPADLDEDGGDEPEVEAATDGSGVTVDTVETDTTDRDFKLVDTCAGEFEATTPYYYSTRDPLSGIDRNELQIDPDLESVVVVGGGPIRIGQGVEFDYCSVHAVRALEELGIDAHVVNNNPETVSTDYDTSDGLFFEPVTAEEVADVIEATDADGVMVQFGGQTSVDIGHPLEQELQRRDLDCEIMGTSVDAMDLAEDRDRFNKLMDELGISQAEGGSATSKEEALDLAHDIGYPVLVRPSYVLGGRAMDVVYNDDDLETYIEEAVRVSPDKPILVDEFLADAVELDVDAVADEDDILIGGVMEHVETAGIHSGDSACMIPPRSQEIKDVMPRIREVVEDIADALDTVGLLNVQLAVRDGEVFVLEANPRSSRTVPFISKTAGVPIAKIAAKVMSGATLSELDVQEQIPEQVSVKEVVLPFDRLPGSDPRLGPEMKSTGEVMGTAGSFGKAYQKAQMAVGKAIPLEGTAIVDLPILGFEEHFDVQDFDDYEDTEAIIDAIQSGEVDLVLSRDRDVLEACVEETVTYFSTHESAEAALEAINSADQPLAVQAIDERPKTQREWGAE is encoded by the coding sequence ATGACAGCGGACGAGGACCGTACAATCCTGCTCATCGGCAGTGGCCCGATCAAGATCGGACAGGCGGCCGAGTTCGACTACTCCGGTGCACAGGCGTGTCGTGCCCTTCAGGAAGAGGGTGCCCGCGTCGTGCTCGTGAACTCGAACCCGGCGACGATTATGACTGACCCGGAGATGGCGGACAAGGTGTATCTCGAACCCATCAACACCGAAGCTATCTCTGAGATCATCCGGAAAGAAGAGCCCGACGGCGTCATCGCTGGCCTCGGCGGCCAGACCGGCCTCAACGTCACGGCTGAACTCGCCGAGGAGGGCGTCCTCGACGAGTACGACGTGGACGTGATGGGGACGCCACTGGACACCATCTACGCGACGGAGGACCGCGACCTGTTCAAACAGCGGATGGAAGACATCGGCGAACCGGTGCCGCGCTCGACGACCATCACGCTCGACGAGGGCGAGTCGGTCACCGATCTGGACGAAGAATCGCTCGTGGACCGTGTCGAAGCAGCCGTCGACGAGGTCGGCGGACTCCCGGTCATCGCACGCACGACGTACACGCTCGGTGGCTCCGGCTCCGGCGTCGTCGACGAGATGGACGAACTCATCGAACGCGTCCGCAAGGGCCTGCGCCTCTCGCGCAACAACGAGGTCCTCATCACCGAATCCATCTCCGGCTGGGTCGAACTCGAATACGAGGTGATGCGCGACGCCGACGACTCCTGTATCATCATCTGCAACATGGAGAACATCGACCCGATGGGTATCCACACCGGGGAGTCGACCGTCGTCACCCCCTCGCAGGTCATCCCCGACGAGGGCCATCAGGAGATGCGTGACTCCGCGCTGAAGGTCATCCGTGACTTGGGGATTCAGGGCGGCTGTAACATCCAGTTCGCTTGGCACGACGACGGTACACCCGGCGGCGAGTACCGCGTCGTCGAAGTGAACCCGCGCGTCTCCCGCTCCTCGGCGCTGGCCTCGAAAGCGACCGGCTACCCGATTGCCCGCGTCACCGCCAAGGTCGCGCTCGGCAAGCGCCTCCACGAAATCGACAACGAAATCACCGGGGAGACGACCGCCGCCTTCGAGCCGGCTATCGACTACGTCGTGACGAAGGTCCCGCGCTGGCCCATCGACAAGTTCCGCGACACGGAGTTCGAACTCTCGACGGCGATGAAGTCCACCGGCGAGGCGATGTCCATCGGCCGGACCTTCCCCGAGAGCCTGCTGAAGGCGCTTCGCTCCTCGGAGTACAACCCGGCTGCTGACTTCAACGAGATCGACGACGTGGAACTCGAAACGGAGTATCTCGAAAAGCCGACGCCCGACCGCCCGTACGCGATGTTCGAGGCGTTCTGCCGCGGCTACACTGTCGAGGAAGTCGTCGACATCACTGACATCAAGGAGTGGTACGTCGAGCGGTTCAAGGAGGTCGCCGATGCCGCCGACGCCGCCCGCGAGGGCGACTACGAGACCGCCGCACAGGCCGGTTTCACCGATCAGGAGATTACCGCGCTCGCCGGCGGCGAGTTCAACGACACACACGTCTCGTGGCTCCCAGCGGACCTCGACGAGGACGGCGGCGACGAGCCCGAAGTCGAAGCCGCGACCGACGGCTCTGGTGTCACAGTTGACACTGTCGAGACGGACACCACCGACCGCGACTTCAAGCTGGTCGACACCTGTGCCGGCGAGTTCGAGGCGACGACGCCGTACTACTACTCGACGCGGGACCCGTTGTCGGGTATCGACCGCAACGAACTCCAGATTGACCCCGACCTCGAAAGCGTCGTGGTCGTCGGTGGCGGGCCCATCCGTATCGGACAGGGCGTGGAGTTCGACTACTGTTCGGTCCACGCGGTCCGCGCGCTGGAGGAACTGGGCATCGACGCCCACGTCGTCAACAACAACCCCGAGACGGTGTCGACCGACTACGACACCTCCGACGGCCTGTTCTTCGAGCCGGTCACCGCCGAGGAGGTCGCCGACGTGATCGAGGCGACCGACGCCGACGGTGTGATGGTCCAGTTCGGCGGCCAGACCTCCGTCGACATCGGCCACCCGCTCGAACAGGAACTGCAGCGCCGCGACCTCGACTGTGAGATCATGGGAACGTCCGTCGACGCGATGGACCTCGCCGAGGACCGCGACCGCTTCAACAAGCTGATGGACGAACTCGGCATCTCACAGGCCGAAGGCGGCTCCGCCACCTCGAAGGAAGAGGCACTTGATCTGGCTCACGACATCGGCTACCCCGTCCTCGTGCGCCCGAGCTACGTGCTCGGTGGCCGTGCAATGGACGTGGTGTACAACGACGACGATCTCGAAACGTACATCGAGGAAGCGGTCCGCGTCTCCCCGGACAAACCCATCCTCGTCGACGAGTTCCTCGCCGACGCCGTCGAACTGGACGTCGACGCTGTGGCCGACGAGGACGACATCCTCATCGGCGGCGTGATGGAGCACGTCGAGACAGCGGGTATCCACTCGGGCGACTCCGCCTGTATGATTCCGCCCCGGTCTCAGGAAATCAAGGACGTGATGCCGCGCATCCGCGAAGTCGTCGAGGACATCGCCGACGCGCTCGATACGGTCGGCCTGCTGAACGTCCAGCTCGCTGTCCGCGACGGCGAGGTGTTCGTCCTCGAAGCGAACCCGCGCTCGTCCCGTACCGTCCCGTTCATCTCCAAGACGGCCGGCGTGCCAATCGCGAAGATCGCCGCCAAGGTGATGTCCGGCGCGACGCTGTCCGAACTCGATGTGCAGGAGCAGATTCCCGAGCAGGTCTCGGTCAAAGAGGTCGTGCTGCCCTTCGACCGCCTGCCGGGGTCGGACCCGCGTCTCGGCCCGGAGATGAAATCCACCGGCGAGGTCATGGGGACCGCCGGCTCCTTCGGCAAGGCCTACCAGAAGGCTCAGATGGCCGTCGGCAAGGCAATCCCACTCGAGGGAACGGCTATCGTCGACCTGCCGATTCTGGGCTTCGAGGAGCACTTCGACGTACAGGACTTTGACGACTACGAGGACACGGAGGCCATCATCGACGCCATCCAGAGCGGCGAGGTCGACCTCGTTCTCTCCCGCGACCGCGACGTACTGGAAGCCTGTGTCGAGGAGACCGTGACCTACTTCTCGACCCACGAGAGCGCCGAGGCGGCGCTGGAAGCGATCAACTCTGCCGACCAGCCACTCGCAGTTCAGGCCATCGACGAACGGCCCAAGACCCAGCGCGAGTGGGGCGCTGAGTAA
- a CDS encoding DUF5815 family protein, with amino-acid sequence MAEPRVPGGRESELELPCGERVDTHDLHLGMREFACDCGKTHAVVLDPHPLARFVPEFLTEVLHATIETNDDYDEFTTVHLMGVVMEEFPEKVVAADTSEDGSVGFSLAWVSGFDSRRLHEIVVELLVELMEHAISHAEDDDVMAEFEEQMLQFDVDAFVEQYRDERNFDGRSDTAI; translated from the coding sequence ATGGCTGAACCGCGCGTGCCCGGCGGACGTGAGTCCGAACTCGAACTACCCTGTGGCGAACGCGTCGACACGCATGACCTCCATCTGGGCATGCGGGAGTTCGCGTGCGACTGCGGGAAGACACACGCTGTCGTGCTTGACCCGCACCCGCTGGCACGGTTCGTGCCGGAGTTTCTCACTGAGGTGCTACATGCGACTATCGAGACCAACGACGACTACGACGAGTTCACCACCGTCCACCTGATGGGCGTCGTCATGGAGGAGTTTCCGGAGAAGGTCGTCGCCGCCGACACCAGTGAGGACGGGTCGGTTGGGTTCTCGCTGGCGTGGGTGAGCGGCTTCGACTCCCGCCGCCTCCACGAAATCGTCGTCGAACTGCTCGTGGAACTGATGGAACACGCCATCAGCCACGCAGAGGACGACGACGTGATGGCGGAGTTCGAAGAACAGATGCTCCAGTTCGACGTTGACGCGTTTGTCGAGCAGTACCGTGACGAACGGAACTTCGACGGCCGCTCGGATACCGCGATCTGA